GGTTCTGGATGGGTTTCATTGTACTTTCTCCTGCTGATCCTGAATGGGTATCAGGATATCTTCTCCTGATACCCCTGGATGAAATTTTCGATCCCCTCCATCAGCAGATGTACGTGGTAGCCGTCCAGGAGCCGATGATTTAACTGTACGTTAAAAGGGATCGTCACCTTACCATCCTTCCATTCGAACTTCCCCCAGGCAATCCGGGGGGCTGAGTCGTTAGGATTGCAGTCTGCCGCGTGACTCATGGAAGTGAACGAAAACCAGGGGGTGCAGGAGATATAGACGAAATCATCCCTGACGCTGGATTCCGATGTGGAGAAATGGCTCGTCATCTCCCTTTCGGCTTTGGAAGCAGCAGCGCAAAAGGAAGAGAGATCCATACCGGGGGTTATCTCTATATCTATGATCTTTAAGAGATGGGTCGTTTCGTCAAACGTGACGAAGCTGGGGTGAAGCCGGTCTACGATGACCACACCATCATTGCGAATCTTATATCGAAAGTCTTCAATACCACTCATTACATTGGTGACGATATAAGTCATCGCGTAGTAAAAGGACAGCCCATCCTCCTTGACCCTTTTATAGAGATTGGTCACATCCAGGGGCAAAGTGATGTTGTAAAATGGGAATGTTCGGCGGGAAAAGAACTGAAAATGCTCTTTTCTGGACCAATGTTCGATATCAATATACTTCATGTAGTTGTTCTCCTGCGATTGTTCTTCTGTGGTTATTCTCCCGTGATAGCTGGTTGTTTTCGCCATGCAACTTGACGGTAGCTTCTTTCCTGTTTCGCTCACTCAAATTCCTTGAGCAACCGTTCAAACCGCGCAGTGAATGCATTGATATAATTTCCGTTAGAGATATCTACCCCTGCAAGGTTTAGAAGATCCACAACGTTACCGCTGTCTCCAGCCTTGAGGAACGTCAGATAATCCTCCGCAGCACCCGCATCACCGGACTGAATACGGTCAGCTATATTGCATGCGGCAGAGATGCCAACAGCATACTGATAAACGTAGAAGCCATTGTAGAAGTGGGGAATCCGAGCCCAGCCTGCAGCGTAGGAATCCGTTACCGCGTATTCCGGTCCGTAGCTGTCCCGGGTTGTTTCAAGCCACAGCTCGTCCAGCTTATCCGCAGTCAGAGTGCCGCCATTCTCCACTTCTCGAACCGCAGCCTCCTGGAAGCGGGCGAAGAACGCCTGGGTAAAAAACGACTTGTACAGCGTGGACAGCTGCTCCGCAGCGTAATATTGCCGCTCCTCCTCCGTTTTGGCATTCTGGATCATATAATCTGAGAGCAGAAGCTCGTTCAGT
This genomic window from Clostridiales bacterium contains:
- a CDS encoding chloramphenicol acetyltransferase, coding for MSETGKKLPSSCMAKTTSYHGRITTEEQSQENNYMKYIDIEHWSRKEHFQFFSRRTFPFYNITLPLDVTNLYKRVKEDGLSFYYAMTYIVTNVMSGIEDFRYKIRNDGVVIVDRLHPSFVTFDETTHLLKIIDIEITPGMDLSSFCAAASKAEREMTSHFSTSESSVRDDFVYISCTPWFSFTSMSHAADCNPNDSAPRIAWGKFEWKDGKVTIPFNVQLNHRLLDGYHVHLLMEGIENFIQGYQEKIS